The following are from one region of the Stanieria cyanosphaera PCC 7437 genome:
- the smc gene encoding chromosome segregation protein SMC, translating into MVHIKRIELSHFKSFGGTAKIPILPGFTVISGPNGSGKSNILDALLFCLGLASSKGMRADRLPDLVNHKHNNNGNGRTSEAIVSVTFDISDLEDLAEQKVISSVESSNNSMALEEINHHSDQENNFLEPQKNNVGVIDKSTSNEWTVTRRLKVGKGGNYSSTFYMNGEVCTATELHEQLSRLRIYPEGYNVVLQGDVTRIISMNGKERREIIDELAGVAAFDRKIEQSRRTLEKVREREEHCHIIEQELISSRDRLAADRIKAERYRKLKEKIQQQKLWEIVLIWQSLTQQQQQLLAEINQGETESNQLTEELNQLELKIAETATQLDQLNTRVKALGEEEQLSIASTLATQKAKRHQLQQRQTELQNLIQQKQLAQAKNEQALHNYQQDLAQLTLVKNKLETETIPQLSSKSQQAKKILVQTRETADQVAAASEAWVQEQANLTRQISAIQDSLNPQRTEQATIIERQSQLENKITEQTQLLQTTQEELVNKQNNFNDLSDQVKTAEEQIKHLAQQLTITEHECTIQQDTQKRLLKEQRDKQRELDKLEATKQAQQEAQGTYATQVIINANLPGVHGLVAQLGQVAANYQLALETAAGGRLGCLVVEDERIASQAIELLKAQRAGRATFLPLNKIQAPRHLDTTTLRYNQGFIDLAVNLISCESRYQKIFAYVFNNTVVFDSLNHARHHLGKYRIVTLEGEILESSGAMTGGSQSSRSSLHFGAVSTKESEEVEALKQRLTEIASILSDNDRIIADLSIQIKNLGKELTEARQNGREKQLRLEQLKQEINRLEKQQTQLTNNLQNYQQEQENIQVRLQILATNLPEQEIKLQEYQQRLDELELSHNQSEWQQIQAVIKTKENEFAHQEKILREAENQLKDAASQYQRLSEKNEEAQQHLVQLKQEQLTIKDEQSAINHQLIEIEQKITESEQQLQQLNEQLGTTKQERDRIETLVRKLQNQQQQTCWKLEKLQTTQQERKETLQHLQQQLAEHQQELPDPIPDIPQLINTDEETEAGEQITFDNISEQLEQLQKQIRKGEKKLEAMEPVNMLALEEYEKTEARLQELSEKLSTIAAERTELLLRVEKFTTLRLRAFKEAFDAVNQNFQTIFAELSEGDGHLQLDDEEDPFNGGLNLVAHPKGKPVQRLSSMSGGEKSLTALSFIFSLQRYRPSPFYAFDEVDMFLDGANVARLSKMVKKQAQQAQFLVVSLRRPMIEASERTIGVTQARGAHTQVLGIKL; encoded by the coding sequence ATGGTTCACATCAAGCGCATTGAACTATCTCACTTCAAATCTTTTGGTGGTACGGCAAAAATTCCGATTTTACCTGGTTTTACAGTTATATCAGGTCCAAATGGTTCGGGAAAATCCAATATTCTTGATGCACTGTTGTTTTGCTTAGGTTTAGCTAGTTCTAAAGGAATGCGTGCCGATCGCTTGCCAGATCTAGTCAATCATAAACATAATAATAATGGTAATGGTCGCACATCGGAAGCAATTGTTTCAGTTACTTTTGATATTTCGGATTTAGAAGATTTAGCTGAACAAAAAGTAATCTCTTCAGTGGAGTCTTCAAATAATTCAATGGCATTAGAAGAAATTAATCATCATAGCGATCAAGAAAACAATTTCCTTGAACCTCAAAAAAATAATGTTGGTGTAATTGATAAATCAACCTCCAATGAATGGACAGTTACTCGTCGTCTTAAAGTTGGGAAGGGTGGTAATTATTCCTCAACTTTTTATATGAATGGAGAAGTTTGTACCGCTACAGAATTACATGAACAGTTGAGTCGTTTGCGAATTTATCCTGAAGGCTACAATGTTGTCTTACAAGGAGATGTTACGCGCATCATTTCCATGAATGGCAAAGAAAGAAGGGAAATTATTGATGAATTAGCTGGAGTAGCAGCATTTGATCGCAAAATTGAACAAAGTAGACGTACCTTAGAAAAAGTTCGCGAAAGAGAAGAACATTGTCATATTATTGAACAAGAACTAATTAGTAGTCGCGATCGTTTAGCAGCAGACCGAATTAAAGCAGAAAGGTATCGGAAATTAAAGGAAAAAATTCAGCAACAAAAGCTATGGGAAATAGTATTGATTTGGCAATCCTTAACCCAACAACAACAACAACTTTTAGCAGAGATAAATCAAGGTGAAACAGAGTCAAATCAATTAACTGAAGAATTAAATCAATTAGAGTTAAAAATTGCAGAAACTGCTACCCAATTAGATCAATTAAATACTCGTGTCAAAGCATTGGGTGAAGAAGAACAACTATCGATCGCGTCTACTTTAGCTACTCAAAAAGCTAAACGTCATCAACTACAACAGCGACAAACAGAATTACAAAATTTAATTCAACAAAAGCAATTAGCTCAAGCAAAAAATGAACAAGCACTGCACAACTATCAGCAGGATTTAGCACAACTTACTTTAGTCAAAAATAAATTAGAAACAGAAACTATTCCTCAGTTATCTTCTAAATCTCAACAAGCTAAAAAAATACTAGTTCAAACTAGAGAAACAGCAGATCAAGTTGCAGCAGCATCAGAAGCTTGGGTACAAGAACAAGCTAATCTTACTCGTCAAATTTCAGCCATTCAAGATAGTCTTAATCCTCAACGTACTGAACAAGCAACTATTATAGAAAGACAATCTCAACTAGAAAATAAAATTACCGAACAAACTCAACTTCTGCAAACCACTCAAGAGGAACTGGTTAATAAACAAAACAATTTCAATGATTTATCTGATCAAGTCAAAACAGCAGAAGAACAAATCAAACATCTTGCTCAACAATTAACTATTACCGAACATGAATGCACAATTCAACAAGATACTCAAAAACGTCTGCTGAAAGAACAACGAGATAAACAAAGAGAATTAGATAAACTAGAAGCTACCAAACAAGCACAACAAGAAGCCCAAGGAACTTATGCTACTCAAGTAATTATTAATGCTAATTTACCTGGAGTACATGGTTTAGTTGCTCAATTAGGACAAGTAGCAGCGAATTATCAACTTGCTTTAGAAACTGCTGCGGGAGGAAGATTAGGCTGTTTAGTAGTAGAAGATGAGCGAATTGCTTCCCAAGCAATTGAATTACTAAAAGCACAACGAGCAGGTAGGGCAACTTTTTTACCGCTCAATAAAATTCAAGCGCCTCGTCATCTTGATACCACTACGCTTCGTTATAATCAGGGTTTTATCGATCTGGCAGTTAATTTAATTAGTTGTGAGTCTCGTTATCAGAAAATCTTTGCTTATGTTTTTAATAACACCGTTGTTTTTGACAGTCTTAATCATGCCCGTCATCATCTAGGAAAATACCGAATTGTTACATTAGAAGGGGAAATCTTAGAAAGTAGTGGTGCAATGACAGGTGGAAGTCAATCTTCTCGTTCTAGCTTGCATTTTGGGGCTGTTTCTACTAAAGAGTCGGAAGAAGTAGAAGCCTTGAAGCAGCGATTGACAGAAATAGCGTCCATCTTATCAGACAATGACAGAATAATAGCAGATTTATCAATTCAAATCAAGAATTTGGGCAAAGAATTAACTGAAGCGAGACAAAATGGTAGAGAGAAACAACTTCGTTTAGAACAACTTAAACAAGAAATTAATCGTTTAGAAAAACAACAAACACAATTAACTAATAACCTTCAAAATTATCAACAAGAGCAAGAAAATATTCAAGTCCGCTTACAAATTTTAGCAACCAATCTTCCCGAACAAGAAATCAAATTACAAGAATATCAACAACGTCTAGATGAATTAGAATTATCTCACAACCAAAGTGAATGGCAACAGATTCAAGCAGTAATTAAAACTAAAGAAAACGAATTTGCTCATCAAGAAAAAATTCTTCGAGAAGCAGAAAATCAACTCAAAGATGCAGCAAGCCAATATCAACGTCTGAGCGAAAAAAATGAAGAAGCTCAACAACATCTAGTTCAATTAAAACAGGAACAACTAACTATTAAAGATGAACAATCAGCCATCAATCATCAACTGATCGAAATCGAACAAAAAATAACTGAATCAGAACAACAACTACAACAACTAAATGAACAATTAGGCACAACCAAACAAGAACGCGATCGCATTGAAACATTGGTTAGAAAATTACAAAATCAACAACAACAAACTTGCTGGAAACTAGAAAAATTACAAACCACCCAACAAGAAAGAAAAGAGACACTACAACATCTTCAACAACAACTAGCTGAACATCAACAAGAACTTCCCGATCCCATTCCTGATATACCTCAACTAATCAATACCGATGAAGAAACAGAAGCAGGAGAACAAATTACCTTTGATAACATCTCCGAACAACTAGAACAATTACAAAAACAAATTCGTAAAGGAGAAAAAAAATTAGAAGCAATGGAACCAGTAAATATGCTGGCGTTAGAAGAATATGAAAAAACCGAAGCCAGGTTACAAGAACTCTCAGAAAAATTAAGTACCATTGCAGCAGAAAGAACCGAATTATTATTACGAGTTGAAAAATTTACCACCCTTCGTTTGCGAGCTTTCAAAGAAGCCTTTGATGCAGTTAATCAAAACTTCCAAACTATTTTTGCCGAACTTTCTGAAGGAGACGGACACTTACAATTAGATGATGAAGAAGATCCTTTTAATGGTGGTTTAAATCTAGTTGCCCATCCCAAAGGAAAACCAGTTCAAAGATTAAGTTCTATGTCTGGAGGAGAAAAATCTCTCACCGCTCTTAGTTTTATCTTTTCTCTACAAAGATATCGCCCCTCTCCCTTCTATGCTTTTGATGAAGTCGATATGTTTTTAGATGGTGCTAATGTCGCCAGACTATCAAAAATGGTTAAAAAGCAAGCTCAACAAGCTCAGTTTTTAGTAGTTAGTTTACGTCGTCCCATGATTGAAGCTTCAGAAAGAACTATCGGCGTTACTCAAGCAAGAGGCGCACATACTCAAGTATTGGGAATCAAACTGTAG